The genomic stretch GGGGACAGGGCGCGGCAGCCGCTCCTGCCCCTCCCCATCGAGCAGGACATGGTGACACTGCCCGCCATGACGCGGTGGGAGGGCGTGGCCGCCGAGTACGAGGTGCTCGGGCTCTCCCCCGGTCGGCACGCGATGGCGCTGCTGCGCTCCTCGCTGCGCACGAAGGACCCGTTCATGACCAGCGCCCAGGTCGCGGATGCGCCGGACGGGGCCAGCGTGCGGATGGCCGGGCTCGTCGTCTGTCGGCAGCGGCCGAGCACCGCTAAGGGCGTGGTGTTCCTGTCGCTCGAGGACGAATACGGAATGGCGAATGTGGTGGTCTACACGGGCCTGCTCGAACGACAGCGCACGCTGATCCTCACGGAGCCGTTCCTCGCCGTCCACGGGCGAGCCCAGCGCCAGGGGTCCGTCGTGCACATCGTCGCCCACCACTTCGAGCGGCCCGACGTCCAGACCGATCGCCTCATCCGCGTCTCGCACGATTTCCACTGACCGCGCGCGCTGTCCCCATGAGGGACACAAGCAGCCGGCTCCTGTAGGATGTACGGGGGAGGAAATCAGGTTGTTGCGCGGCGCGGGCCGCCGGTCCAGGGGCGCGGAAGCGCCGAGCCCGACCGGCTGCGTTGAACCCTGCCGACGGCCTCACCGATCGCGATCCAGAATTGATCCCCGCCGCCACCTGGCGGCGACAGTCCTCGGAGGTCCTTCATGCGCATCTTGTCCAGCCACCTTCGCCGGGCGGTGCTCCCCGCGGCCATGCTGCTCATGATCGGCGCGGCAACCGCCATGCCGGCCAGCGCGCAGTACGGGTACGGGTATCCGTACGGGTATGGAAGCGCCTACGGGTACGGTTCTCCGTACTCCTACTCCGGCTACAGCAGCTCCTATCCCTACGGTTCGTACAACTACGGATACTACCCCTACAGCTCCTATAGCTACGGCTATTACCCCTACAGCTCCTATAGCTACGGCTATTACCCGTACAGCTCCTATAACTATGGGTATTACCCGTCGTATAGCTACGGTAATTATCCGTCTAACTACAACTATGGGTACTATCCGTACTCATCGTACGCGTACGGCTACTCGCCGTACAGCTACTACGGAATGGGCTACGGGTATGGGTACGGCTACAATGGCTACTACCCCGGCGGCATGGGCTCCGGGGGCGGCTCGTACTGCTTCCCCTGCTGAGTGGCCAACGGGGGGCTGACCAGGCTCCCCTCGCGGGCTCTTCCCTCCCTCTCCGACCGATGGGGGACAGATATCGCTCTTCGGGTCCCTCTCCCCGCTCTTGCGAGGAGAGGGACCACGTTGCCTGCGGGTGGGATTCAGGAGATCAGACGCGCGCGGCGCGGCGGTTCCGCATCCAGGATCGCACCTGCTCGGTCGGGTGCTCGACCAGCGAGCGCCGCTGTTGCTGGAGTCGCCGGCGAAACGTCTTTTTCGGGCCCTCGGTGCCGATCTCTGGAACAACGGTTCTCTCGATCCACGATCGCTCGAAGTCGTCGACGGTGCGTCCCGGGAACCGGAGGCGGATTCGGTACAGGTCTTCGATGAAGTGCGCGTCCGGACCGCCGAGGGCCACCAGGTTGCACCGGTCGCCGATTGCGCGGAGCTCCGGGAGCGTCTCCGGTGCCGTGAAGTAGGGTGTGAGGAGCTCGTACCCCGTAAAACCCATTTCGACGGCGACTTTACCGAGGCGCCGGCGCCCCATGCCGACCACCGGTGCGTCGACGTGCGGCGCGACGAGATAGCAACCCATTGCCCGAAGCTGCGCCGTGGCCTTCTTCAGCGCGAGGAATTTCTTCGGGATCTCCGTCGGGTAGGGCGCGCGCATCCTAAACCCCAGCACGTGGGTGAAGCCGAATACGGTGATTTCCGTGCCCCAGATGGGCTGGACCCGCGAATCGGGGTGCCTCGCCTTCCAGTCCATCGCGGCCT from Chloroflexota bacterium encodes the following:
- a CDS encoding PHP domain-containing protein → MGSAILHLHSTFSDGMSTVDELLDDVEAHGDIDILGITDHDDCRSFEAAMDWKARHPDSRVQPIWGTEITVFGFTHVLGFRMRAPYPTEIPKKFLALKKATAQLRAMGCYLVAPHVDAPVVGMGRRRLGKVAVEMGFTGYELLTPYFTAPETLPELRAIGDRCNLVALGGPDAHFIEDLYRIRLRFPGRTVDDFERSWIERTVVPEIGTEGPKKTFRRRLQQQRRSLVEHPTEQVRSWMRNRRAARV